The following is a genomic window from Candidatus Methylomirabilis sp..
CCTGCTGAGACTCTAAGGCGTACCTACCGAAAAGCAGATCAAGCGTCAGAGCGAAGCCTCCTGAAAGCCTTTGGAAAGTCCACGAAAGTATGCTAAAAATAAAGTGTTATAAAGGCTATGGGAGATTGGCAGAATAGATCAGCAACGATAGGCACGAGAGCAATGGGGATCGAGCCGATTATTGAACGGGTTCGCGCAGCATCACCCGACGCGGATGTGACCCTGCTGCAACGGGCCTACGACTTTGCCGCCAGAGTGCATAAAGGCCAGGAGCGGATTTCGGGAGAGCCATACCTGTCGCACCCGATAGCCGTGGCTGAGATTGTGGCGAATCTTAAGATGGATGTGGCAAGCATCGCCGCCGCCCTCCTGCACGATGTGGTCGAGGATACGCATGCCTCTTTAGAGGAGGTCAAAGAGGCCTTTGGCGACGAGATCGGCAATCTCGTGGACGGCCTCACGAAAATCAGTAAGCTCCCCTTCGGCAGCCGTATCGAGCATCAGGCCGAGAGCCTTCGGAAAATGGTGCTGGCAATGTCGAAGGATATCCGGGTCATCCTGATCAAGCTGGCTGATCGGCTCCACAATATGCGAACCCTTGAACCGCTTCGGGAGGAGAAACGTCGGCTGATTGCCAGAGAGACCCTCGACATCTACGCCCCCATCGCGCACCGTCTTGGAATCTACTGGATGAAGGCCGAGTTTGAAGACCTCGCTCTCCGCTACCTCGAACGCGACATCTACCAGGACTTGGCAGCACGAATCGCGAAGAAACGACGGGAGCGCGAGAAGGATATCAACGAGGCCATTGGGATCCTTCAGCAGAAGCTCACTGAGGTCGGCATACGGACCCAGATCATAGGACGGCCCAAACATTTCTATAGCATTTACAAGAAGATGCGCGATCAACAGAAGGAGTTCGATGAGATCTATGATCTGACGGCGGTCCGGGTAATTACCGAATCGGTCAAGGACTGCTATGGCTCGCTGGGCGTGATCCACTCCCTGTGGAAGCCGATCCCCGGTCGGTTCAAGGATTTCATCGCGATGCCGAAGTCGAACATGTATCAATCCCTGCACACCACAGTGATCGGCCCGGTCGGCGAACCCGTAGAGATACAAATTCGAACCCATGAGATGCACAAAACGGCAGAGGAGGGGATTGCGGCCCATTGGGTGTACAAGGAGGGGAAGGCGGCGCTTGACCCGGCGGACAAAGGGTTTGCCTGGATTCGACAACTCCTGGAGTGGCAGCGTGATCTGAAAGACAGCCGGGAGTTCCTGGAGACGGTAAAGGTTGATCTGTTCCCTGAAGAAGTTTACGTGTTTACGCCGAAAGGGGATGTGAAGAACTTTCCAAAAGGGGCGTGTCCGATCGACTTTGCGTTTGGCGTCCACAGCGATATCGGCCTTACCTGCACTGGAGCCAAAGCGAATGGCCGCCTGGTCCCCCTGCGATACGAACTGCAGCATGGCGACATTATCGAGATCCTGACCGATGCAAAACACCATCCAAGCCGTGACTGGCTGAAACTCGTCAAAACCTCGCGGGCGCGAGGACGGATCAAGCAATGGATAAAAAACGAAGAGAAGGTCAGGAGTATCAGTCTCGGGAAGGACTTGCTGGAGAAGGAGCTTCGGAGACTCGGCAAGAGCCCTTCTCAGATTCTTAAGGCGGATGCGGTCGGGAAGGTCCTCGCCGGCCATGGTTATGCCAGCCCGGACGAGTTTTATGCTACCGTCGGTTACGGCAAGCTCTCCCCACGACAGGCCATCGCAAAGCTCTTACCCGCAGATGAGCTGCCGCATGAAGGAGAGGTCAAGCCGGAGCGAAAGATTCGCCAGCAGCCGGATGAGGGCGTGACCCTTCTGGGAGCACACGATTTTCTCGTTCGGTTCGCCAGATGTTGCAGTCCGCTCCCCGGTGATGAGATCGTCGGATTCATTACTCGCGGGCGC
Proteins encoded in this region:
- a CDS encoding bifunctional (p)ppGpp synthetase/guanosine-3',5'-bis(diphosphate) 3'-pyrophosphohydrolase; the encoded protein is MGIEPIIERVRAASPDADVTLLQRAYDFAARVHKGQERISGEPYLSHPIAVAEIVANLKMDVASIAAALLHDVVEDTHASLEEVKEAFGDEIGNLVDGLTKISKLPFGSRIEHQAESLRKMVLAMSKDIRVILIKLADRLHNMRTLEPLREEKRRLIARETLDIYAPIAHRLGIYWMKAEFEDLALRYLERDIYQDLAARIAKKRREREKDINEAIGILQQKLTEVGIRTQIIGRPKHFYSIYKKMRDQQKEFDEIYDLTAVRVITESVKDCYGSLGVIHSLWKPIPGRFKDFIAMPKSNMYQSLHTTVIGPVGEPVEIQIRTHEMHKTAEEGIAAHWVYKEGKAALDPADKGFAWIRQLLEWQRDLKDSREFLETVKVDLFPEEVYVFTPKGDVKNFPKGACPIDFAFGVHSDIGLTCTGAKANGRLVPLRYELQHGDIIEILTDAKHHPSRDWLKLVKTSRARGRIKQWIKNEEKVRSISLGKDLLEKELRRLGKSPSQILKADAVGKVLAGHGYASPDEFYATVGYGKLSPRQAIAKLLPADELPHEGEVKPERKIRQQPDEGVTLLGAHDFLVRFARCCSPLPGDEIVGFITRGRGVSVHSRDCSNIDQLLYDPDRKINVSWDAAPKIAHQVKIRVMIGEDRPGILAAISLAISASKINIAQADIRVTEDRKGLNTFTLEVSDLKQLQSAMGAIRQINGVMGVERLRG